The Actinomycetota bacterium genomic sequence ACTTGACGTGGTCGCGGATCAGCCGCTCCTCGCTGCGCGGCAGCGACCCGGCGACCCGGCGCACGTCCTCGGCCGTGACCATCCTCGCGGCACCTCCTTCGGGTCGGCTTCCCAGGGGACGATGGAGACCGCCGGCAACGCTACCGCGCCCCACCGACGATCCAGCCGAGCCGGACCGCCTGGCGCGAGCGACCCGCTCGTCGTGCAGAACCCCATCGGCCTGGTCGTCCTCGGTGTAGAGGTCGCGTTGGAGGTACAGGGCGATGGCCTCCAGCAGCGGCCCGTACGCCTCGGCGCGGCAGGAGCGGAAGGCCACGAAGCAGCGGCCATCCGGCCGCACGAACGCCGCGGCCGCGCCGACGACCGACCCGCCGCGGGCCGTGGGCCGGTTGGCGAGCGGATGAGGTCTCGATGAGGCCCTGCTCACAGCAGTTCAAGCAAACCGATTGCCCTGGACCTGCCCCACGGCCGGGTGAGGACGACGGATCGATCAGAGTGCGGTGTCGGTGCCGGCTGCGGTGACGGTGAGGCCAGTGCCCCGGTGGCCGTCGTGTCGCTGCCGGGCCGCAGGGCCGGCCTTGAAGTGGTAGAGAAGCTTCTTACGAGCAAAGCAAGCAAGGATACGTCGATGCGGAACGACGTCATAACGGGAGGATTGGCGTCGTCATACGTTGGCATGCTAGGAAAGCAGTGCAAGGTGATCCTTGGGCGTTGCGTGCCAAGCATGGCCTCCGCTACGACCGGGGCAGGCCTCCTGTGGCCCCGGAGCCGACGCTATCAGCCGCACCTGCCCAGGCTGGCGGCGACGGGTACCAGCGCCACCCTCTGGCCGTCCTGGCGTCTCGTCCACGAACGGCCGGTCACCCTTCGCCCACCGGCAGCCGGTCGTGCCCGGCGGCTTCAACCGGCTCGCCGCCGCCGGTGGCCGACAGGCCGTCGCGGGCATCGCCCCGGTCCTGCTCGGACTCGAGAAGGCGGGGTCAGGCGGCGCTCGGTCCAACTCGGGACCACCCCGACCCAGATGCTGGGGTCCTGGGCTCGGCGTCGATCCCGGTGTCGGCCAGCCCCCGGTCGCGCTGCTGGCCGACTTGGGGACGTGGGCCGCGGTCGCCCCGCCTGCTCGTCGCGGTCTGGCGTGTCGGTCTGGCCAACCGGTTCGGCCAGTGCCTGGCCAGCCGGTGCGCCGTTGTCCAGGGTCACGCTGTCGTAGTCGAGCCCGTAGTGGGGGAACAGCTCGGCCTCCTCGGCCGCCGACAGCTGGCCGTCCGGCTCGATGTTGGGGGCCTGCTTGACCTGCAACCTCTGGTGGGGCACCTGGAGCTCGTCGCCGACCTCCCGCGCCTCGGCGAGCGGCACAAACGTCGAGCGCAGGCCGAACAGGCCGGTCTGCACCACCGCCCACTCGGGCCGGTCGGTCTCGTTGTCCAGGTAGATGTCGACGACCTCGCCGATCTTGTTGCTGTCGCGGTCGACCATGACCCGGCCCCGCCAACCACGGGCCGTTCCGATGCTGGGGGTCGCCATGTTCGCCTCCCTCCTGCTCGGCTACCGCAGTCGGGCTCTGCCAGCCCATCACGCCGCAGGCGACCAACGGGTAGCTTGCTGCTCCCTGCCGCCGCGAACCTTGACGTGCAGCGCTACCCCCAGCGCCCCTGGCTGGCCGCGACCGGGAGGTCCCCGTCCTGGCCCAGCCCAGCGGCCCGCCGGGCCTGCTCGAAGAGCGGCTCGGGGGGATACTGGACCCGTTCCCCACTGACCCAGCGCGGATCAGGTTCCGCTCGGCCCTCCCGGCCTTCTTCCCCGACGTGGGCCAATCTGGCCTGCTGGTCGAGCGGCTCGGGGGGGTGCTGGATCGGCCGGGCTGTGACCCAGCCTTGGTGATCTTCCGCTCGGCTCCTCGCGCCTTC encodes the following:
- a CDS encoding MmcQ/YjbR family DNA-binding protein; translation: MSRASSRPHPLANRPTARGGSVVGAAAAFVRPDGRCFVAFRSCRAEAYGPLLEAIALYLQRDLYTEDDQADGVLHDERVARARRSGSAGSSVGRGSVAGGLHRPLGSRPEGGAARMVTAEDVRRVAGSLPRSEERLIRDHVKFRVGRLVFLSISPDERSMGFAFPKEERAALVASEPEKFHMPAASDERYNWVRVWLDAIDRAEMRELVVEAWRMVVPKRVAAAYEDS
- a CDS encoding PRC-barrel domain-containing protein; the encoded protein is MATPSIGTARGWRGRVMVDRDSNKIGEVVDIYLDNETDRPEWAVVQTGLFGLRSTFVPLAEAREVGDELQVPHQRLQVKQAPNIEPDGQLSAAEEAELFPHYGLDYDSVTLDNGAPAGQALAEPVGQTDTPDRDEQAGRPRPTSPSRPAARPGAGRHRDRRRAQDPSIWVGVVPSWTERRLTPPSRVRAGPGRCPRRPVGHRRRRAG